A genome region from Anolis carolinensis isolate JA03-04 chromosome 6, rAnoCar3.1.pri, whole genome shotgun sequence includes the following:
- the tmub2 gene encoding transmembrane and ubiquitin-like domain-containing protein 2 — MEPPEVTIIEGVGDEVTVVVGIVVLGMALVLAWLSTYVADGNNHLLGTVVAADRSSRIHLNPIERYVGNSASEQSEPQGATEVAEEKADEGAASGSGLTFEQGESSGAEATLDDLLDIQGLPQRTFSPYVGSQENQRVPQTVPAKEESQPNTGLIKVRLKFLNDTEEVAIVKPEDTIGILKSKYFPGQESQMKFIYQGQLLQDQARTLRSLNILDNCVIHCHRSQTTASATPDTGATPSETGGMALSMGNLMIPAFMVMLVIIWYFRINYRQLFTAPATISLVGVTVFFSFLVFGMYGR, encoded by the exons ATGGAGCCCCCTGAAGTTACCATCATCGAGGGTGTGGGGGATGAAGTGACAGTGGTGGTTGGTATTGTGGTCCTCGGCATGGCCCTTGTTCTGGCCTGGCTTTCCACATACGTTGCAGATGGGAACAACCACTTGCTGGGAACTGTGGTGGCTGCTGATCGTTCATCCAGGATCCACCTGAACCCCATCGAGCGCTACGTGGGGAATTCAGCGTCGGAGCAGTCGGAGCCCCAGGGCGCTACAGAAGTAGCCGAAGAGAAGGCTGATGAAGGGGCTGCTTCTGGGTCAGGCCTAACATTTGAGCAAGGAGAGAGCAGTGGAGCAGAGGCCACCTTAGATGATCTGCTGGACATTCAGGGTCTGCCTCAAAGGACTTTTTCTCCTTACGTTGGTTCCCAGGAGAACCAGAGGGTTCCACAAACAGTACCTGCCAAGGAGGAGAGTCAACCAAACACAGGGCTTATCAAAGTGCGCCTCAAGTTCCTCAATGACACTGAAGAGGTGGCCATTGTGAAGCCTGAAGATACCATCGGCATCCTCAAGAG caaGTACTTCCCAGGCCAGGAAAGTCAGATGAAGTTTATCTACCAGGGCCAGCTTCTCCAAGACCAGGCTCGGACTCTCCGCTCCCTCAACATCCTGGACAACTGTGTGATCCACTGCCATCGCTCTCAGACCACTGCTTCTGCCACGCCTGATACTGGGGCCACACCCTCAGAAACTGGGGGCATGGCGTTGAGCATGGGCAACTTGATGATTCCGGCCTTTATGGTGATGCTGGTGATCATCTGGTATTTCCGTATCAACTACCGCCAGTTATTTACAGCCCCTGCTACCATTTCTTTGGTTGGGGTGACTGTGTTCTTTAGTTTTCTCGTTTTTGGAATGTACGGACGATGA